The Salmo salar chromosome ssa06, Ssal_v3.1, whole genome shotgun sequence genome window below encodes:
- the fam110c gene encoding protein FAM110C, with translation MTNKGVDATRILEKGPEYLRKQMELESEETGRMSAVEMLAASKKQYVKSQQVVNSIQVPVVSFGSSSVSSNGSSNRSSNWNCRNSGRNSPAGTSSVQGGPSPPEDKNVVHRTSSKRRDSLLLYRQKCELVKGSTREKNKLNLGRRLLLSSLDKASLLPEASGKECEAEEWNTKFTTPEGLAKECDSKAGYLKPIQPETQSLSTDEEWTDIRSPVPKGSPGVMQRPTHKRVAEVQRRTRKGVGRSHSDISSRYSKNFADFDAFFKYCGLNGEVIESLGKENFSVCSDELANKIRSVSISTSDDGFTRNSGEDSNEGLLEEEMHETVRQGTSVIERNARIIKWLYSCKNAKESGKKLRDLN, from the coding sequence ATGACTAACAAAGGTGTAGATGCCACTAGAATTTTGGAGAAGGGTCCGGAATACCTTCGGAAACAGATGGAACTGGAGAGCGAGGAGACGGGACGCATGAGCGCAGTGGAGATGCTTGCCGCAAGTAAAAAACAGTATGTCAAAAGTCAACAGGTGGTCAACTCGATACAGGTGCCAGTGGTTAGTTTTGGATCTTCCTCTGTTAGTAGTAACGGATCGTCTAACCGGAGCTCCAACTGGAACTGTAGGAACAGTGGGAGGAATTCGCCTGCGGGTACAAGCAGTGTGCAAGGAGGGCCTTCACCGCCGGAGGACAAAAATGTGGTGCATCGGACGAGCTCCAAAAGAAGAGACTCACTTTTACTGTACCGACAGAAATGTGAACTTGTGAAAGGATCGACGCGTGAGAAAAATAAACTGAATTTGGGGCGCAGGTTGTTGCTCAGCTCTCTGGATAAGGCAAGTTTACTACCTGAGGCATCAGGTAAGGAATGTGAGGCAGAGGAATGGAATACCAAATTTACGACACCCGAAGGACTTGCTAAGGAATGTGATTCAAAGGCTGGCTATTTGAAACCCATACAGCCAGAAACACAATCTCTATCCACAGATGAAGAATGGACGGACATAAGAAGCCCGGTACCAAAAGGGTCCCCAGGTGTGATGCAGAGACCCACTCACAAAAGAGTAGCGGAAGTTCAGAGGAGGACTCGCAAAGGGGTCGGCCGTTCTCACTCTGACATCAGCTCAAGATATTCCAAAAACTTTGCCGACTTTGATGCCTTCTTCAAATACTGCGGACTGAATGGCGAAGTCATAGAGTCCCTGGGCAAAGAAAACTTTTCCGTATGTTCGGATGAACTTGCCAATAAAATCCGAAGCGTCAGCATCTCGACGTCAGATGACGGGTTCACACGGAATAGTGGAGAGGACAGTAACGAAGGATTACTGGAAGAGGAGATGCATGAAACTGTTCGACAGGGGACATCGGTCATTGAGCGCAATGCCAGGATTATAAAGTGGCTGTACAGCTGTAAAAATGCCAAAGAGTCTGGGAAGAAATTACGAGATCTAAACTGA